The nucleotide sequence TCGAGTTCGGTTGCCGAGCAATCCTCGACGTCGCTAAGAGCGGCCTGCACGGTGTGGCTCACCGGTTCGCGTCGATCCCAGTCGACCTCCGACCGGTGAAGGGCCGAATCCGACCGCATCCGTGCACTTTCGTCGCTCGTCGCTGACATACCTTTATCTTCGGGTAGTAGTATTTAACGCTACTGGCGAGATTATCAACCGTGATACTCGAACCTCCGTCGTGGGGCAACAACACTCATCCGGCGGGGCACCGAACGTCGGGTCGACTCGCCATGATACCCGAGGCGTTCGCCGCGTCGACCGTCCCGACACGCTCGCACACATGGAAATCCTGATCCTCGGGGCCGGTAGCCTCGGGAGTCTCATCGGCGGGCTGTTGGCCCGCGCCCACGACGTGACGCTCGTCGGCCGGGACCCGCACGTCGCGGCGGTCCGGGACGCAGGCCTCCGGATCACGGGCGTCGAGACGCTCACGACCCATCCCGCGGCGACGACCGACGCGTCGGGCGCGAGCGCGGACCTCGCGCTCGTGACGGTCAAGGCCTACGACACGCCCGGCGCGGCCGACGCGCTGGCGACCTGTGACGTGGACGCGGTCTGCTCGCTCCAGAACGGGATGGGCAACGAGGAGCGCCTCGCCGCGGGCCTCGACGTCCCGGTGCTCGCGGGGACGACCACCTACGGGGCACGGCTCGCCGATCCCGGTCACGTGGAGTGGCTCGGCCGTGGGCGGGTGACGGTCGGCCCCTGGCGGCCGGTCGACGCCGTCGCTCGCAGCGAGCGCGTGGCTGCGGCCTTCCGCGCGGCCGACATCGACGCCGCGGCGACGACCGACGTGCGTCGCCGACTCTGGGAGAAACTGGCGGTCAACGCGGCGATCAACCCCGTCACGGCGCTGGCCCGCGTCGAGAACGGGGCGTTGACCCCGCCGGGGGCGCTGGCCGAGGTGGCGACGGCCGCCGGGACGGAGACGGCCCGGGTCGCGCGCGCCGACGGGGTCGACCTGTCGACGGCGACGGTACACGAGGCCGTCGAGGACGTCGTCCGCGGGACGGCGCGGAACCGCTCGTCGATGCACCAGGACGTGGCCGGGGGTCGCCGGACGGAGGTCGAAGCGATCAACGGCTACGTGGTCGACCGGGCCGCGGCGGCCGGGGAGTCCGTGCCGGTCAACCGGACGCTCGCGGCGCTGATCCGGGGCTGGGAGGCCGGCGCGGGGCTCCGCTAAGGGGTATCGTTAATTCCCCGGCGGCCGAGTCGGACGACGATGCCAACGGTACAGGAGATCAGGCAGGCGTCGGCGGACGAGGAACCGCTGACGATGCTGACGGCCTACGACGCGCCGACGGCCGAACTCGTCGACGCGGCCGGGATCGACATGATCCTGGTCGGCGACAGCATGGGCAACGCCGTGCTCGGGTACGACTCGACGCTCCCCGTGACGATGGACGACGTGGCGGGCCACACCGGCGCCGTGGTACGGGCCACCGAGGACGCGCTCGTCGTCGCGGACATGCCGTTTCTGAGCTACGGCGCGACCGACGACGCGGGGATCGAGAACGCCGGACGACTCGTCAAGGAGGCGGGTGCGAACGCCGTCAAGATCGAGTCGGGCCCGCACACCGTCGAGTTGACCGAACGCCTCGTCCAACTGGGGATCCCGGTGATGGCCCACCTCGGGTTGACGCCCCAACGTCTCAACCAGGTCGGCGGCTACACCAGACAGGGGACCACCGAGGCCGACGCCCGGGAGATCAAGGACCTCGCGCGGCGCCACGAGGAGGCGGGCGCCTTCTCGCTGGTGCTCGAACACGTCCCCTCGGAGCTGGCTGCCGAGGTGACCGCCGACCTCGACGTCCCGGTGATCGGCATCGGGGCCGGGCCGGAGACGGACGGCCAGGTGCTCGTGTTGACCGACGTCATCGGCCTCTCGGCGTCGCCCCCGCCGTTCGCCGAATCCTTCGGCGACGTGCGTGGCGAGATAGCGGACGCGGTGGCGTCGTACCGCGAGGCCGTCGAGGACGGCGACTTTCCGGACTAGTCGCCCCGGATCGCCGAGGCCAGGAGCGGGCGCATCATGCCGACCACGGGCGCTTCGGCGCTGTCGGTCCAGATAGCCCGGTGTTTGCGGACGCCGGGCAGGTCCGTCGTGGCGTCGGCGCTGACGAGGAGCGCGTTGCCGTCGACCATACAGACGCTCGTGACGGCGCCGGCGTCGATCGGGACGGCGTCCCACCACGTCCAGGTCTCGACCACCTCGGCGCCGTCGACGGCGTCGGTCAGTCGCTCCCGGATCGCCCCGTCGGGTGACCCGATCACCACCTCGACGTCCCGGTCGACGGCGTCGTCGAGCGCGTCGATCAGGTCGTCCCCGAGGAGGGCGTCGACGGCGACAGCCAGCAACACCTCGTCGTCGGCGTCGCCGACGAGCGTCGCGAGCCGCTCCGAGACGGCCGTCTCGCCTTCCATCGTCCAGACTTCGCCGGCGCTCGACGAGCGATCCGGCGATCCGAGGCGGGGCAGGACCGCCCCGAGGGTGTCGAGGCGGCTCCGACACTCCTGTTCCAGCAGTTCGACCGACTCGCGCGGCGAAACCGCGCGGAACCGTCGCGGCTTCGACTCCTGGACGCTGACGAGACCCCGGTCCTGGAGGGTGTCCATGCTGTCGTAGATCCGCGCGCGCGGCACGTCAGCGACTTCGCTCACCTCCTTCGCCGTGCCCTCGCGCAGGCGCGCAAGCGCCACGAAACATTTCGCCTCGTACTCGGTGAGTTCGAACGTCCGGAGCGTCTCCACTGCCTCCTCGACGAGCGAGTCGATGCCGGCGTCCGAAGATGTGGTTTTGGTCACGACGGGCGTCTCCTGTGTCGCTCCCGCGTTAGGATGACACCACCAAAAAGAGTCGGGTCCGACGGGCGCCGCTTGTGTACCGTCGGCACACTCTGTTTCTATTGGAATCAAAACACAGGAGAAACTATTAAGATACTACCAAACGTAGGGGTAGGTGAGAGGAGCGGACCGCGGCCACGTGCCGCCATCGACAATCATGAGCCACCAGCCCCACTCCCTCCGAGAGGCCGGCGGGGAACAGCACGAGACGACCGACGTCGAGACCGAAGAACGCGTCGACGAGTTCGCCTGTCCGGAGTGTGACGCGGCGCTCGTCGCCGACGAGGCACACGGCGAGACGGTGTGTGAGTCCTGCGGTCTCGTGGTCGAGGAAGACGAGATCGACCACGGGCCGGAGTGGCGTGCCTTCGACTCCAACGAGCGAGCGGAGAAGAGCCGTGTCGGCGCACCGACGACGAAACTCCTCCACGACGACGGTCTCTCCTCGGTCATCGACTGGCAGGACCGGGACGCGAAGGGGCGGACCATCGACGGGAGTAAGCGTCGCAAGCTACAGCGACTCCGGACTTGGGACGAGCGGTTCCGTTCGAAGAGCGCCCAGGAGCGCAACCTGAAGCAGGCGCTCGGCGAGATCGACCGGATGTCGTCGGCGCTGGGGTTGCCCGAGAACGTCCGCGAGACCGCGAGCGTCGTCTACCGCCGCGCGCTCGAGGACGACCTGCTCCGCGGTCGCTCCATCGAGGCGATGGCGACGGCGTCGCTGTACGCCGCCGCCCGCCAGGCCTCGGTTCCGCGGAGTCTCGACGAGTTCGAACCCGTCAGCCGGGTCGAGCGCAAGGAGTTCTCTCGAGCCTACCGCTACATCGTCCGCGAACTCGGCCTCGCCATCGAACCCGCCAACCCCCTCGAATACCTCCCGCGCTTTGCCTCCGATCTCGACCTCGACGGCGAGACGAAGACGCGTGCACGTTCGCTCCTCGAGGAAGGCATGGAGAGCGGCGTCCACAGCGGCAAGAGCCCGGTCGGCCTCGCGGCGGCCGCGCTCTACGCCGCCTCCATCCTCGAAGGGGAGAAAGTGACCCAGAAGGAGGTGTGTTCGGTGAGCGACGTCTCGGAGGTGACGGTCCGCAACCGGTACACCGAACTGCTGGAAGCCGGCACCGACCCCGATGCGGCCCGCGCCGCCTAGGGGCGGATCGCCGTCTTTTGACCCGTGACCGCCAGCGCCGACTTCAGGCGTCCGGCGGCCCCGTCGGCCTCCGCCACGTTCTCCATCAGCACCGTCTCGCTCGGGAACAGATCCTCGCCGACGACGAGGCCGTTATCGCGGGCGGTCGATCCCGTCATCGTGAGGTAGACGCCGAGACCAACGTCCGCGATGGCGGCCTCCTCCTCCGCGGTCGCGTCGGGGTACTGGAACGTCACGTCCTCCAGCGCCCTCGTCCCGAGGACCGCCCGCACGAGGCGTTCGTAGCGCGGCGAGATACAGAGCGGGCCGGCGTAGTCCGTGACGAAGTCCCGATCGAGGTCGGTCCCCGGCGGGAGGGTTTCCGGGGTCGCCAGCAGGGTGTGATACACCGTATCGCCGAGGCCGCTCACGATCCGTACGTCGGTGTCGCGGGGGTCGATCCGCGCGTTCACGTCGGCGATGGTCGCCACGCCCGTCTCGTCGAGCGTGACCACCTCCTCCAACACCAGGTCGGCGCTGTCGAACCCGAGGCCGAACTCGTGGGTCCGGAGCGCCCGGAACGGCTCTTCGCGGCCGATCAACTCCACGGTGACGCCGTCGACCGGCACGGTCGCGCTGTCGAAGACGATCCGCCGCGGTTTCCCCTCGCGGTCGTCTCGGAGCAGGGTGTACTCCGGGTGTGTCGGTTCCGAGAGGTCGGAGTAGGCCGCCAGCCGCTCGTACACGTCGCGCTCGGCCGTCGCCTCGCCCTTGGTGACCGCCTTCTCGTAACGGAGCGTCGACGACACGTCGTCGGCCAGGTCGTCGGCGTCGGCGACGGCGGCGAACCGTTCGAGAACCGCCTCCAGCGGGCGCCCCTTGCGTGGAACGGCGACCCGAACCGTCTCGGTCATTACCGGATCGATGCGGCCGCGGGCTTTACCGATTGCGCTTTTCGCGTCACTCCTCGCCGGTGCCGAACGCGTTGCTGAGGCGGTCCCGGAACGACCGCAGGTCCGCCAGTTCCGACCGGATCTCCTCGATGTCGTCCTCGACGTCCTCGACGGCGGACAGCCCCTCGTCCAGACGCTCCAGGCGCGACTCGATCCGGTCGAGGTCGTCCCCGACCGCCTCCAGTCGCTCGTCCGTCTCCGCAACGGCGTCGGCCGTCTCCGTCACGTCCTCACGGAGGGCGGCGCGGTCGTCGGCGGCCGCCGACAGCGACGCGTCGAGGTCGTCGACCCGGTCGTGCAATTCGGCCAGGTCCTCGCTCACGTCGCCGAGTACCTCCTCGGCGGTCCCGTTCTCGTCGAGGAAGTCGGCGAGCGCGTCGCGGTAGGCCAGCACGTCCTCCACCTGGGACTGGAGCCGACTCACCCGGACGTCGACGCTCGTCGGCACCTCGCCCTCGAAGGCCTCGCGGAGGACCGCCATGTCGTCGTCGTCGACCGATCCCTCGCGAATCTCCGCGGCGAGGGCCGACGCGACCGATCCGGGCGCTGCCGCGGGCCCAGTGTCGGCCGTCGCGTCCGTCCCGTCGTCGGCCGTCGCGTCCGTCCCGTCGTCGGCCGTCGCGTCCGTCCCGTCGTCGGCCGTCGCGTCCGCCCCGTCGTCGGCCGTTGCCGGTGTCGGCTGCTCCTCGGGCGTGTCGTCGTCGGGCGTCTCGTCCCCTGCCCGCGGATCGAGCGCCGCCGCGGCGTCGGCGGATCCCACCGCTTCCGGTTCGTCGTCGTCCGCCTCGTCCGGCGCCTCGGCATCCTCCGCCTCGCTCCCGTCCGTGCTTCCCGCGTCGACGGCGTCCACCGACTCGTCCCGGTCGCGCATGGCGGCGGAGAGGTCGTCGTCGGTCGAGCGGGGCGTGAGATCGTCGTCGGTCGAGCGGGGCGTGACCTCGTCGTCGGTCGAGCGGGGCGTGACCTCGTCGTCGGTCGAGCGGGGCGTGACCTCGTCGTCGAGGAGCGGCTCCGGCGTCGAATCGTCCGCCTCCTCGGTGTCCTCCGGGGCTGAGAGGTCGGTCGTTCCCTCCCCGGAGAGGGCGTCGCGGACGACCTGTGTCGTCTCGCGACCGAGGACGTCGTCGCTTCCCGCGTCGCCGTCCGCGTCCTCTTCGGCGTCGCCCGTGTCGACGTCCATCAGTTCGACCGTCGGTTCCTCGAGGAAGGCCTCCGCCTCGTCGGGGTCGTCGATGCGGATACCGTACACCGTGAGCACGGATTCACCGGGTTCGAGCGTTCGCTCGTAGGCGACCCGGTGGTCGCGGTAGGCCGTCCAGTTGTCGCTGTCGTAGTCCGGGTGGAAGCCGACGCCCTCCATCGCGAACGACTCGGGGATTCGGTCGACGAGTCGGATTCTGGTCGGGTCGTCGGCGAGCGATTCGATCTCGAAGGCAATGGCCGGAACTGGAAACCGATCGGCCTCGAAGTCCTTCCCCACGCGGACTTCCCCCGTCGACACGGACACCGGGGTCTCGGGGTCTGAGTCGTTCGCCATGCGCCATACCTTTCCCAGTAGTAGCATAAAACAACCGGCGGCGAATTTCATCGACGTGACATCCTCGCCGGCGACTCGGCGAACGTCCCGAGGCGTTCCCAGCCACCGGGGGCAGTCACCGCCGTTTATATCCTCGACGGGTCAACGTCGATACATGAACGGACGAACGAACGGGTGCACGACGGCACGACGATCGACCGGGGGCAAGTAGCCGATGTACGACTCCATCCTGGTTCCGACCGACGGCAGTGCCGGTGCCGAGACGGCGGCCGAGCACGCTTTCTCGCTCGCCGCCGCCTTCGACGCCGAGGTGACCGTCCTCAGCGTCGTCGACGCGGGACCGGTCGGGGACGCGGTCGCCGACCGGCGGGAGGCACTGGAGCAGGCAGCCCAGGAGTCCGTCGAGGCGGTCGCGCGGAACGCCGACGACGAGCTGCCGGTCCGCACGGCGGTCAAGCGGGGCCGTCCGTACGAGACGATCCGCGAGTACATCGACCACGCGGGAATCGACCTCGTCACGATGGGGACGCACGGTCGAACGGGGCTCGACCGCCTGTTGCTCGGGAGCGTCGCCGAGCGCGTCGTCCGGACGAGTCCGGTGCCGGTGCTCACGGCCCGTGCCGACGACGGTGATGCCGACGGCGCCGTCGCCGGCGTCGACTCGACGTACGAGTCGGTGTTGGTGCCGACCGACGGAAGCGAGGCGGCGACGGCGGCGGTCGAACACGCCCTCGCCGTCGCGGAACGGTACGACGCGACCGTTCACGTGCTCTCGGTGGTCGACATGGAGGCGCTGGCCGGCGCCTCGAGTGTCGGCATGAGCGTCCCCGACGTCGCTCAGGACTTGGAGGCGGAGCACGAAGCGGCCGCCGAAACGATCGCGGACCGGTGTGAGCGCCGGGGGATCGAGGTGGAGATACGGGTCGAACAGGGCACACCCCACCGAGCCATCGACCGGTACGTCGACGAGAGGGGCATCGATCTCGTGACGATGGGCACCCACGGGCGGACGGGACTCGACCGCCTGTTGCTCGGGAGCGTGACCGACCGCGTGATCCGAACGAGTTCGGTGCCGGTGCTCACGGTGCGATGATCTATAGTAGCGATTGAAAGTCATTACACAGCCGATCGCAGTACTGCGTACGGTCGGCTGTGCAAACAGTTTCAATCGCTACTATAGAGGTCGATCCGGTCGCCGATCTCGACGACGTCCAGCCGGTCCGGGTGGTCGAACCCCCGCGCGTGGTGGTGGAGGACCGTCGGATCGGCGGTGAGACGCTTCCACATGTCCCAGTGGCTCGGCACCAGTCGGTCGAGTTCGAGGTCGTTCGCCGCGCGGATCACGTCGTTCTCGTCGGCGTACCACTGCGTCCGTTTCGGCTCCCGTGTCTCCTTGTCGGGGAGCATCCCCACCGAACCGAACGCGAGGACGCCGAGGTCGAGGTCGAACCGGTCCGCGAGTTCGGGGAAAGAGTCGGCGGGACGGGTGTCGCCGCCGTGGAAGACCGTCCCCGCGTCGCTCTCGATCACGTAGCCGACGGGGTGCTCGGCGTCGGGGTCGTTCACCGGGACGACGTGGACGGTGAACTCCCCGACCTCGAACCGGTCGCCCTCGGCGACGGTGACGAACTGGTCCGCGACGACGCCCCACTCCTCGGTCCAGGTCTCGCCCTCGACGACGGCCATGCTCGCGTCCGGCGCGTAGTAGTCGGCACCGGTCGCGGACAGGATCGGCGCTTGCGTCGGCCCGTGGACGTGATCGGAGTGCTCGTGCGTGGCGAGCACCGCGTCGGCCTCGACGACGTCCGTCGGATCGAAGGGGACGGGGATCATCCGCACCGTCCGTGGCGGGTCGCCGATGCCGAGGTACGGATCGATGAAGAGGGTCGTCCCGTCCGCGCCCTTCAGGACGAACCCGTTACAGCCCAGATACCAGACCGCGACCGTGTCCGGATCGGCCTCGGCCACGGCGGCCGGCAGCCAGTCTCCCCAGTCGCTCTCGCCCAGTTCGTGTGCCATATCCGCCCTCGGGTCGGTCGCGGGCTAAGCGTTGTGGTCGGCCGCGTCTCGCCCCCGGCTGTCGATCGTTCGGCGTTCTCGGGAAACGGTTATGTGTCGCCCTCGAAACCGTGGTGACGATGGGATCGTCGGACCCCTCGAACACGGGGCCGCGGGGCTACGCCTTCGAGGATATCGAAGTACTCGATCGTATCGGCGCGGGCGGGACCGCCGACGTCTACCGGGCGCGGATCGACGGCGTCGAGGGGGACCGCCGGATCGCACTCAAGACGCCGCGCCTCTCCGATTACGAGACCGTCGAGGCTTCCTTCTTCGACGACTTCGTCGAGGAGGCGAGCATCTGGAACCGGCTCGACGACCACGAGGGCATCGTCGACGTACTGGACTGGGGGACGGAGCCGTACCCCTGGATCGCGATGGAGTACATGGACGCCGGTCACCTGGGCGACCGTGCGCCCGACCTCCCCCTCGAACGGCGGGTCGACCTCTTCGCCGACGTCTGTGACGCCGTGTTTCACGCCCACAGACACGGGATCACCCACGGCGACATCAAGCCCGAGAACGTCCTGCTCACGCGGTCGGACGGGGAACTGGTCCCGAAGGTCGGGGACTGGGGGTTGGCGACGGTCCTGCTCGAACACTCGCGGTCGCGGGACGGGTTGACGATGGCGTACTCCGCACCGGAACAGATCGATCCCGACACACACGGCCGAACCGACGACCGTACGGACATCTACCAGCTCAGCGCCGTCGCGTACGAACTGTTCACGGGATCGACGCCGTTCGACGCGGCGGGCACCGGGGAACTCGTCCACCGGATCCTGCACGACCGGCCGACACCGCCGTCCGAGCGGGCCGACGTTCCCGCGCCCCTCGACGACGCGATCCTCACGGGGCTCGAACGGGACCGGGAGGACCGCTACGAGACGGTCCTGTACCTCCGCGACGCCGTCGAAGAGGCGATGTCGGCGGGCCGGACGACGCCGGACGGGACGGCGACCGACGACCGATCCGGACCGGCGGACGACCCCGACGACACCGAGGACGACGCCGGACGCAGCGTCGGCGGCGGACCGGCGACCGAACCGGACGTAGGAACGACGGCCGACGCCACCTCGACGACCGACGGGCGGACGGTGACCGAGTCGGCCACCTCCGACGAGGGTCGGGGGCCGTCCGATCCGACCGAAACCGGTACCGTGACACTCGACGCGGCGAGCGACGACGCGCAGTCCGGTGGACTGATCGCCCGGCTCCACCGACCGGTCGAGTCGCTGGCGACCGGTCGCGGCGTCGCTGCCAGCGTCGCGTTCGCCGTTCACTACCCCCGGTCGATCGACCGGCGAACCCTGCGCAACTGGTGGGCGGTCGTGCTCGCGTCGACACTGGTGGTTCCGGCACCGCTCGTGATGGGGTTCGTCCTGGAGGCGATCCGCGGGGCGGCCGACGGCCGCGCACTGGAGTTTCGGCTGGGCGACGGGGCCTGGGCGGACCACTACCGACGCGGACTGGTGGGGTACGCACTCCCTCTCGGGCCCTTCCTGTTGTTCGCGGCCGTCGCCGAGCCGGGCGGCGCCGCCGCCAGCGCCACGACCGCCGAAGGGCTCGCGGCCACCCTGACGCTCGTCTCCTGGGTGCTCCTCCCGGGTCTGCTCTCGACGTACGCCACGGGGGGACTCTCGGCGCTCGCAACCCAGGCCCACTGGCGGGGGTACGCGACGCGGCACTACGTCGGGACGTTCGCGGGCACCCTCCTCGTGGGAGTGATCGCCTACTTCGTCGCGACGGGTCTCGCCCTCACCATCGTCGGCATCGTCGTCGCGTATCTGTACCCCATGGTCGCGGTCGGTGGGTTCCTGGGCCGACGCGTCCGCCCCGCCGACTGAGCGGAGCCGTTTTGTCCGTGGGCGCGCGAGAGCCGCCATGACTCGCGACGAACTCCCGCGGCTCCGGACGGTCGCGGACTACCAGTTCGGGGCCGGCGCCGGCCGGGCGCTCTTCCCGCCCGACGAGGCGCCGACGGTG is from Haloplanus salinarum and encodes:
- a CDS encoding HalOD1 output domain-containing protein; the protein is MSATSDESARMRSDSALHRSEVDWDRREPVSHTVQAALSDVEDCSATELDPLAEYVDPDALEAFFAGTPAERANRSLTFEYDDHTVHVDGTGRVIVD
- a CDS encoding ketopantoate reductase family protein, yielding MEILILGAGSLGSLIGGLLARAHDVTLVGRDPHVAAVRDAGLRITGVETLTTHPAATTDASGASADLALVTVKAYDTPGAADALATCDVDAVCSLQNGMGNEERLAAGLDVPVLAGTTTYGARLADPGHVEWLGRGRVTVGPWRPVDAVARSERVAAAFRAADIDAAATTDVRRRLWEKLAVNAAINPVTALARVENGALTPPGALAEVATAAGTETARVARADGVDLSTATVHEAVEDVVRGTARNRSSMHQDVAGGRRTEVEAINGYVVDRAAAAGESVPVNRTLAALIRGWEAGAGLR
- the panB gene encoding 3-methyl-2-oxobutanoate hydroxymethyltransferase; amino-acid sequence: MPTVQEIRQASADEEPLTMLTAYDAPTAELVDAAGIDMILVGDSMGNAVLGYDSTLPVTMDDVAGHTGAVVRATEDALVVADMPFLSYGATDDAGIENAGRLVKEAGANAVKIESGPHTVELTERLVQLGIPVMAHLGLTPQRLNQVGGYTRQGTTEADAREIKDLARRHEEAGAFSLVLEHVPSELAAEVTADLDVPVIGIGAGPETDGQVLVLTDVIGLSASPPPFAESFGDVRGEIADAVASYREAVEDGDFPD
- a CDS encoding TrmB family transcriptional regulator, with translation MTKTTSSDAGIDSLVEEAVETLRTFELTEYEAKCFVALARLREGTAKEVSEVADVPRARIYDSMDTLQDRGLVSVQESKPRRFRAVSPRESVELLEQECRSRLDTLGAVLPRLGSPDRSSSAGEVWTMEGETAVSERLATLVGDADDEVLLAVAVDALLGDDLIDALDDAVDRDVEVVIGSPDGAIRERLTDAVDGAEVVETWTWWDAVPIDAGAVTSVCMVDGNALLVSADATTDLPGVRKHRAIWTDSAEAPVVGMMRPLLASAIRGD
- a CDS encoding transcription initiation factor IIB; the protein is MSHQPHSLREAGGEQHETTDVETEERVDEFACPECDAALVADEAHGETVCESCGLVVEEDEIDHGPEWRAFDSNERAEKSRVGAPTTKLLHDDGLSSVIDWQDRDAKGRTIDGSKRRKLQRLRTWDERFRSKSAQERNLKQALGEIDRMSSALGLPENVRETASVVYRRALEDDLLRGRSIEAMATASLYAAARQASVPRSLDEFEPVSRVERKEFSRAYRYIVRELGLAIEPANPLEYLPRFASDLDLDGETKTRARSLLEEGMESGVHSGKSPVGLAAAALYAASILEGEKVTQKEVCSVSDVSEVTVRNRYTELLEAGTDPDAARAA
- a CDS encoding calcium-binding protein translates to MRPRALPIALFASLLAGAERVAEAVPERPQVRQFRPDLLDVVLDVLDGGQPLVQTLQARLDPVEVVPDRLQSLVRLRNGVGRLRHVLTEGGAVVGGRRQRRVEVVDPVVQFGQVLAHVAEYLLGGPVLVEEVGERVAVGQHVLHLGLEPTHPDVDARRHLALEGLAEDRHVVVVDRSLANLRGEGRRDRSGRCRGPSVGRRVRPVVGRRVRPVVGRRVRPVVGRRVRPVVGRCRCRLLLGRVVVGRLVPCPRIERRRGVGGSHRFRFVVVRLVRRLGILRLAPVRASRVDGVHRLVPVAHGGGEVVVGRAGREIVVGRAGRDLVVGRAGRDLVVGRAGRDLVVEERLRRRIVRLLGVLRG
- a CDS encoding universal stress protein, which codes for MYDSILVPTDGSAGAETAAEHAFSLAAAFDAEVTVLSVVDAGPVGDAVADRREALEQAAQESVEAVARNADDELPVRTAVKRGRPYETIREYIDHAGIDLVTMGTHGRTGLDRLLLGSVAERVVRTSPVPVLTARADDGDADGAVAGVDSTYESVLVPTDGSEAATAAVEHALAVAERYDATVHVLSVVDMEALAGASSVGMSVPDVAQDLEAEHEAAAETIADRCERRGIEVEIRVEQGTPHRAIDRYVDERGIDLVTMGTHGRTGLDRLLLGSVTDRVIRTSSVPVLTVR
- a CDS encoding MBL fold metallo-hydrolase produces the protein MGESDWGDWLPAAVAEADPDTVAVWYLGCNGFVLKGADGTTLFIDPYLGIGDPPRTVRMIPVPFDPTDVVEADAVLATHEHSDHVHGPTQAPILSATGADYYAPDASMAVVEGETWTEEWGVVADQFVTVAEGDRFEVGEFTVHVVPVNDPDAEHPVGYVIESDAGTVFHGGDTRPADSFPELADRFDLDLGVLAFGSVGMLPDKETREPKRTQWYADENDVIRAANDLELDRLVPSHWDMWKRLTADPTVLHHHARGFDHPDRLDVVEIGDRIDLYSSD
- a CDS encoding serine/threonine-protein kinase gives rise to the protein MGSSDPSNTGPRGYAFEDIEVLDRIGAGGTADVYRARIDGVEGDRRIALKTPRLSDYETVEASFFDDFVEEASIWNRLDDHEGIVDVLDWGTEPYPWIAMEYMDAGHLGDRAPDLPLERRVDLFADVCDAVFHAHRHGITHGDIKPENVLLTRSDGELVPKVGDWGLATVLLEHSRSRDGLTMAYSAPEQIDPDTHGRTDDRTDIYQLSAVAYELFTGSTPFDAAGTGELVHRILHDRPTPPSERADVPAPLDDAILTGLERDREDRYETVLYLRDAVEEAMSAGRTTPDGTATDDRSGPADDPDDTEDDAGRSVGGGPATEPDVGTTADATSTTDGRTVTESATSDEGRGPSDPTETGTVTLDAASDDAQSGGLIARLHRPVESLATGRGVAASVAFAVHYPRSIDRRTLRNWWAVVLASTLVVPAPLVMGFVLEAIRGAADGRALEFRLGDGAWADHYRRGLVGYALPLGPFLLFAAVAEPGGAAASATTAEGLAATLTLVSWVLLPGLLSTYATGGLSALATQAHWRGYATRHYVGTFAGTLLVGVIAYFVATGLALTIVGIVVAYLYPMVAVGGFLGRRVRPAD